A genomic region of Caulobacter vibrioides contains the following coding sequences:
- a CDS encoding heme NO-binding domain-containing protein yields MKGVIFNLLQEVVSAAHGADAWDDILDEAGVSGAYTSLGSYDDEEWETLVETASARLSLSRSELLRWFGQEAMPHLARAYPVFFEGHVSSRSFLAGVNDIIHAEVHKLYAGAACPHLKLRAIDAGGVAMAYTSQRRMCALAQGFTEGAARQFHEVITFEHAACVEKGDSACVFHIGWPPLEAAAND; encoded by the coding sequence ATGAAGGGTGTGATCTTCAACCTGTTGCAGGAGGTTGTCTCGGCCGCCCATGGGGCGGACGCCTGGGACGATATCCTCGACGAAGCCGGCGTGTCCGGCGCCTACACCTCGCTGGGCAGCTATGACGACGAGGAGTGGGAGACCCTGGTCGAGACGGCCAGCGCCCGACTGTCCCTGTCGCGCAGCGAGCTCCTGCGCTGGTTCGGGCAGGAAGCAATGCCGCACCTGGCGCGCGCCTATCCCGTGTTCTTCGAGGGCCATGTGAGCTCGCGCAGCTTCCTGGCGGGCGTCAACGACATCATCCATGCCGAGGTGCACAAGCTCTATGCGGGTGCGGCGTGTCCCCACCTGAAGCTGCGGGCGATCGACGCCGGCGGCGTCGCCATGGCCTACACGTCACAGCGGCGCATGTGCGCCCTGGCGCAGGGCTTCACCGAGGGCGCCGCGCGACAGTTTCACGAGGTCATCACCTTTGAACACGCCGCGTGCGTGGAAAAGGGCGACAGCGCCTGTGTCTTCCATATCGGCTGGCCGCCTCTAGAGGCGGCGGCGAATGACTAG